In Rahnella sikkimica, the following are encoded in one genomic region:
- a CDS encoding type V toxin-antitoxin system endoribonuclease antitoxin GhoS: MSTFTIRVELHNADSDDYEKLHEKMENKGYLREVTGSSGTTYHLPDAEYTYSSTSKDETNIADEVQSIANSVKSKSGIIVTKSAGRAIRGLKEI, encoded by the coding sequence ATGAGCACATTTACTATTCGCGTAGAACTTCACAATGCTGATTCTGATGACTATGAAAAACTGCACGAAAAAATGGAAAATAAAGGGTATTTAAGAGAGGTTACAGGATCGTCCGGGACAACCTATCATCTACCAGATGCTGAATATACATATTCCAGCACATCTAAAGATGAGACTAATATAGCTGATGAGGTGCAATCCATTGCTAACTCTGTAAAATCAAAATCTGGAATTATAGTAACAAAATCAGCAGGTCGAGCTATTCGTGGGCTTAAGGAGATTTAA
- a CDS encoding RusA family crossover junction endodeoxyribonuclease, whose protein sequence is MQLILPFPPSVNGYWRATKTGVKISARGRIFRSNALASIYQQLRCSPPALLTELDVHLVLFPPTRAKRDLDNFQKALFDGLTHAGIWKDDSQVKRMTVEWGPVTKEGKAEITITDFKPAGVQPAYRVE, encoded by the coding sequence ATGCAATTGATCCTGCCATTCCCGCCAAGCGTCAACGGTTACTGGCGCGCTACAAAAACGGGCGTGAAGATTAGCGCCCGAGGCCGGATCTTCCGCTCAAACGCGTTGGCGTCAATTTATCAGCAGTTGCGCTGCAGCCCGCCGGCGCTGCTGACAGAACTGGATGTTCATCTGGTTTTATTCCCGCCCACCAGGGCAAAACGCGATTTAGATAATTTCCAGAAGGCGCTGTTTGATGGCCTGACCCACGCAGGTATCTGGAAGGACGACAGCCAGGTAAAACGAATGACGGTCGAATGGGGCCCGGTTACCAAAGAGGGGAAGGCAGAAATAACGATTACTGATTTCAAACCCGCCGGTGTGCAGCCGGCTTATCGTGTGGAGTGA
- a CDS encoding antiterminator Q family protein translates to MRDIQLVLARYGVWARDNSGVSWSPIAAGFKGLLPTESSKVESCCDDDGLIVDAAVGRLAAVRKPEEVALIMLHYRFGLSKRKIARMCKVSEGLIRQQLQVAEGFVDGCLAMTGAVLEMDAYTQKIRVAKVA, encoded by the coding sequence ATGCGTGATATTCAACTGGTACTGGCTCGTTATGGCGTGTGGGCTCGCGATAATTCTGGCGTGAGCTGGTCACCGATTGCCGCGGGCTTCAAAGGCCTACTGCCGACTGAATCCAGCAAAGTCGAGTCCTGCTGTGATGATGATGGCCTGATTGTTGATGCCGCAGTAGGGCGTCTGGCCGCCGTCCGTAAGCCTGAAGAGGTAGCGCTCATCATGCTGCATTACCGCTTCGGTCTGTCAAAACGGAAAATTGCGAGGATGTGTAAGGTGAGTGAAGGCCTGATCCGCCAGCAGTTGCAGGTAGCGGAAGGCTTCGTTGATGGTTGTCTGGCTATGACCGGCGCGGTGCTGGAAATGGACGCCTACACCCAGAAAATCCGAGTCGCGAAAGTCGCTTAA
- a CDS encoding phage antirepressor KilAC domain-containing protein, with protein sequence MSNSLLSGKVVTMSSREIAELVQSKHSNVKRSAERLVVAGILSAPLEHTPYLHEQNGEEYQEYWFNKRDSLVLVARLSPEFTAAVVDRWQELELKNQLPQSLPDALRLAADLAEEKQALESQLALAAPKVDFVDQYVIAKGSMGFRSVCKLLKAKEPEFRLFLIDEKIIYRQDGQFTPYSTHTAAGRFEMKTGTNPNNQHAFRQARFTPKGIQWVAGLWAEHLRKKQESAA encoded by the coding sequence ATGTCGAACAGTTTGCTGTCAGGAAAAGTGGTAACGATGTCGAGCCGTGAGATTGCTGAGCTGGTGCAGAGTAAGCACAGCAACGTGAAAAGGTCGGCTGAAAGGTTGGTTGTTGCTGGAATTTTAAGCGCGCCATTGGAGCACACCCCCTATTTGCACGAACAGAATGGGGAAGAATATCAGGAGTACTGGTTCAATAAGCGCGATTCGCTGGTGCTGGTTGCCCGATTGTCGCCTGAGTTCACCGCCGCGGTAGTTGACCGCTGGCAGGAGCTGGAATTGAAAAACCAGTTACCCCAGTCATTGCCGGACGCATTGCGACTGGCTGCTGATCTGGCCGAAGAAAAACAGGCATTAGAATCACAGCTGGCGCTAGCTGCGCCGAAAGTGGATTTCGTTGATCAGTACGTCATTGCCAAAGGCTCAATGGGATTCCGGTCTGTCTGCAAGCTGCTGAAGGCGAAAGAACCCGAATTCCGGTTATTCCTCATCGATGAAAAAATCATTTACCGGCAGGACGGACAGTTCACACCCTACAGCACGCATACAGCCGCTGGCCGGTTCGAGATGAAGACTGGAACCAACCCGAACAATCAGCACGCATTCCGCCAGGCGCGGTTTACTCCGAAGGGTATCCAGTGGGTTGCGGGGCTGTGGGCTGAGCATCTACGGAAGAAACAGGAGAGCGCAGCGTGA
- a CDS encoding chromosome partitioning protein ParB gives MIQGKLISSQRYLDRKKVADKALRFKLFRVSIYPVLLRGVQYTVLMDGHHNLAAAKLAEVEPVYIGPPKKIVKIFSKMTVREIEVMLINNLTDCDYYFVDTGEVVDHLLKPEYQTCN, from the coding sequence ATGATCCAGGGCAAATTAATTAGCTCTCAGCGTTATCTCGACCGGAAGAAAGTCGCAGATAAAGCGCTTCGCTTCAAATTGTTCCGTGTTTCTATTTATCCGGTGCTTCTCCGTGGCGTTCAGTACACGGTGCTGATGGACGGCCATCACAACCTTGCCGCAGCTAAATTGGCCGAGGTTGAGCCTGTTTACATCGGGCCTCCTAAAAAGATTGTGAAGATATTCAGCAAAATGACCGTTCGGGAAATAGAAGTGATGCTCATCAACAACCTGACCGATTGCGATTATTACTTTGTCGATACTGGCGAAGTTGTAGATCACCTCCTGAAGCCGGAGTACCAGACATGCAATTGA
- a CDS encoding DUF968 domain-containing protein has product MKVLLKPYPQKDLGIIIFRPAADAVQLFSGKRLMITDEPADLQSAPDGLITGAHQKVLDNPVLSNFLSSDLVVSHMLGGWEGLTRWVKQNRGCQCTDLGYHHHEMTHARRERGVVALCWHHDTQYRDKKSVQLDAAALANTLEYVTERIRYWLGEREGHQITVAEICWFAVGRGFADKLPRAILYDVFGIRSEEPGGETKESDTNPWERQTEDIIAEGLKPVLALAIDPETPESYALIPKRRRYENSKYTQWVKRQPCCACGNGSDDPHHITGNGFGGMATKAHDLFVIPLCRRCHDSLHANTPAWEAEHGDQMYLVMKTLDRALAVGVIATGKAK; this is encoded by the coding sequence GTGAAGGTATTACTGAAACCTTACCCCCAGAAGGACCTGGGGATCATTATCTTCCGTCCAGCAGCGGATGCGGTGCAACTTTTCAGCGGGAAGCGGCTGATGATTACCGATGAGCCCGCCGACTTGCAGAGTGCGCCCGACGGCCTGATCACTGGCGCGCATCAGAAAGTCCTCGATAACCCGGTGCTCAGCAATTTCCTTTCTTCGGATCTTGTGGTCAGTCACATGCTGGGCGGCTGGGAGGGGTTAACGCGCTGGGTTAAACAGAATCGCGGTTGCCAGTGCACAGATCTCGGCTATCACCATCATGAAATGACGCACGCGAGGCGCGAACGCGGAGTCGTTGCTCTTTGTTGGCACCACGACACCCAATACCGGGATAAAAAATCTGTTCAGTTGGACGCCGCCGCGCTGGCGAACACGTTGGAATATGTCACGGAACGGATCCGGTATTGGTTGGGGGAACGGGAAGGGCATCAGATTACTGTGGCTGAAATTTGCTGGTTTGCGGTAGGCAGAGGATTCGCTGACAAACTTCCGCGCGCCATTCTTTATGACGTTTTTGGCATACGTAGCGAAGAGCCTGGCGGCGAAACCAAAGAGTCAGACACCAATCCGTGGGAACGGCAGACCGAAGATATTATTGCGGAGGGACTTAAGCCTGTGCTGGCGCTGGCCATCGACCCTGAGACTCCAGAGTCTTACGCCCTGATCCCGAAGCGCCGCCGGTATGAGAACTCGAAATACACCCAATGGGTAAAGCGCCAGCCATGCTGTGCCTGTGGCAACGGGTCGGATGATCCGCACCACATCACCGGCAACGGGTTTGGCGGTATGGCAACAAAAGCGCATGACCTGTTCGTGATCCCGCTGTGCAGACGGTGTCACGACTCACTTCATGCGAATACCCCGGCTTGGGAAGCAGAACATGGTGATCAGATGTACCTGGTCATGAAAACATTAGATCGTGCGCTGGCCGTGGGCGTTATCGCCACTGGCAAAGCCAAATAA
- the lysC gene encoding Rz1-like lysis system protein LysC: MTGCSTVTTQYVKVPVTPIPASLLVLCQPSPPPSDPLTYGSSVQWNELLLTDLQNCNTQISGIRQIESSRQENNDGKPTP, from the coding sequence ATGACCGGGTGCTCAACCGTTACAACGCAGTACGTCAAAGTGCCAGTAACGCCGATACCCGCCAGTCTTCTGGTTCTGTGCCAGCCGTCACCGCCACCAAGTGACCCGCTGACATATGGGTCATCAGTTCAGTGGAATGAATTGCTGCTGACCGATCTGCAGAACTGCAACACACAGATTTCCGGCATTCGCCAAATTGAATCTTCCAGACAGGAAAATAATGATGGAAAACCAACACCGTAA
- a CDS encoding lysozyme has translation MAITKKAGAAVCSVMTIIAIVVSSGQVRTNEPGLELIGNAEACRREPYVCPAGYLTDGIGNTHDVKAGTRKTDQQIADDWQKNILAAEKCINTYFRGRDMNDNQFSAMTSAAFNMGCSSLRTYYSPARKARFETSIHRYAQAGNWPMMCNHLPDFVNGGGKKLPGLVIRRDKEKALCLEG, from the coding sequence ATGGCAATAACCAAAAAGGCTGGCGCTGCAGTTTGTTCAGTCATGACAATCATTGCGATCGTAGTTTCAAGCGGCCAAGTCAGAACGAATGAGCCAGGCTTAGAACTGATCGGAAATGCTGAGGCGTGCCGCCGTGAACCTTATGTTTGTCCAGCGGGATACCTGACTGATGGGATAGGCAACACCCACGATGTGAAAGCCGGTACACGCAAAACCGATCAGCAGATTGCCGACGACTGGCAGAAAAATATTTTAGCTGCGGAAAAATGCATAAACACGTATTTCCGTGGCAGGGACATGAACGATAACCAGTTCAGCGCCATGACATCAGCCGCGTTCAATATGGGCTGTTCCAGCCTGAGAACGTATTACAGCCCCGCACGTAAAGCCCGTTTTGAAACATCAATCCACCGGTACGCGCAGGCCGGCAACTGGCCGATGATGTGTAACCACCTGCCTGATTTTGTGAATGGCGGCGGTAAAAAACTGCCCGGTTTGGTTATCCGCCGCGATAAAGAGAAAGCGCTCTGTCTGGAGGGCTAA